Genomic window (Accipiter gentilis chromosome 7, bAccGen1.1, whole genome shotgun sequence):
CAGTGTCTTACAACTGATGATGGCAGTCCCAGCTGAGTCTTGTAGAGCACATCCCACTGAGCTTCCCTGGTCTCCCACCAGCAATAAGCACAATACATTCCCAAAGCCCACTTTGAATACGTGAAAGCGCCATAGGTGTCTTGCAGAAGCTCTTCCAAATGCCCTGCAAAACCAGCATGCCAGGCACTACCTCCTTTTACTGCCTTGTTAACGGTCACGTTTGGAGGTCCAGGGAAATGGAGAGACGACCACTGCATGTACAGGGCTGCTGGCCATGCCCCTGTGCCCAGCTAGAGGTGGGGGCCACCGGGAAGGAGTGAGATAGACACAGCCAAGTCTTCCCAAATCTCCCCTTAGAAGCCTGAAGTGGCCACGGGTATCCAGTCAGGTGAAGCACAAAGCTCTCCGAGCACGAGGTTGGATTGTCTACCCTCCTGAGGTGCCTCCCTTCTCCAAGTATCTTCTGAGCTTGTGATCCCGGGACGGCAAAGTGGTCTTGGACAGGGAGAGTTCCGGCCAGAGCCACCAGGAAGGGCAGTGTGGCAGCACGTTGGTCACTGCTGGGGAGCTCAAGAAAAGATGTCTCATCCGCAGCTGTGAACACAGAGGATGGGATAGAAGGCAGCAAACTGGCAAGAGCAGGCgttccttccttccactgcctgaactgaagtttgcacgtcttctctttcccttgaggGTGTTTCAGTCTCTGCCCGTCCTCACAGCTGGCCAGGTCCCCCTGCACTGATTCTCGGCCATCCACCAGGTCCTGGCTCACGTGGTGTCCCCTGTGTGTCTGCTGAGGACACAGCGGTGGAAGGGGGTTCTGGCGACCGCGTcatggctgctgtggctgggtgctTTGCGGGGGGTGTGGTAGTGTGGGCTACTTTGTGGGCTGGTGTGCAAACAAGGGCCAGCAAATCTGGTCCAGAGCACGGGGCTGTGGGAAGCtctccagtcatttttttcctgggcagagcCGTATCCCCAGGTGGCAGGTGGGTGACACAGGGAATCCCAGGAagagcttctgctccagcagcggGGGCAAGACGGGGCCAAAAGtgcctgcaagcagcagtggaagacggaggaaaaacagggtgaggaggtggtgcaggggtgcagggatgtgGAGGGGATGGAGGCATGGCAgttggggaggtgctgggggttgCTTACCGTCTCCCCTGTCGACCCATGGCCTCCCAAGTGGCTCTGAGCTGGGCCTTTGCTGTTGGAGCGTCTCCGTTGGCATCCCAATCCCCGCGgccctgaggctgcaggcagcccctggggaatggCCAGAGTGGGCGGCAAACTCACTGCGGGGCCCAACAGCTCTTCTTGGGCTGTGGAGTGCAGGAGCCCAAAGTGAGcggaagacagggaagggaaagagggagaagctgtTGGTGAAGGAGACGAGCATGATCCCTGCTGCATAAGAGTGGCTGGTGGAGGGACGtgctgccaagggcaggcaggaggaagcacagcagctcctgcaggtgcCCCTGATGAGGCCCcgggtgggagctggctggggcggcCCAGGGAGCCAAGGCTGCCACTCGGGGTACTGGGTatggaggaaggatgaagaaaaaccatgggtcgaccttgcgatgcgacacagcttttattgcagtttgaggggaggaggcagctgggaggagagcagggccccggccaagggcagccccacgtctcctggcagccggcagagcgacagcgagcatcagccgtgccgcagcagcaggcacctagggcaagtctctgtcatcagggggcaacaagtcttgaagggatgctcaaggagggcaggaggaaggcagagctgggccccgagcaggcacgaGGCACCCAGGTTCTGGAGAGCAGCAATGCcgaaggcatgtccttccacagagcgtcgtgtcgggatgtgccaggggcttttctggagctctccttcatctgtggccagacccagcgtggggcttagcaaggcccacagttgccgttgaggtacctgtggcctcggccccagccgccatatCCGCAACCCCCATAGCCTCCGTAGcctccgtagcccccgtagcccccgtagcctccatagcccccaaggcctccatagccccaagagcctccatagcctccatagcccccaaggcctccaaaaccgccacggcctccaaaagtgccaccaaagccccctccaactccgggggctcccgccgagccaacaacgctgtactgcgggaaggagctgaggatgggcccggggaag
Coding sequences:
- the LOC126040907 gene encoding claw keratin-like, translated to MSCSSLCAPSCGVAAPAPLADTCNEPCVRQCPDSTVVIQPPPSVVTFPGPILSSFPQYSVVGSAGAPGVGGGFGGTFGGRGGFGGLGGYGGYGGSWGYGGLGGYGGYGGYGGYGGYGGYGGCGYGGWGRGHRYLNGNCGPC